One stretch of Corvus hawaiiensis isolate bCorHaw1 chromosome 1, bCorHaw1.pri.cur, whole genome shotgun sequence DNA includes these proteins:
- the ACBD5 gene encoding acyl-CoA-binding domain-containing protein 5 isoform X2, whose amino-acid sequence MAETGSVHATRFEAAVKVIQSLPKNGSFQPTNEMMLKFYSFYKQATQGPCNIPRPGFWDPIGRYKWDAWSALGNMSKEEAMIAYVDEMKKILESMPMTDKVEELLQVIGPFYEIVEDKKNRGSDLTSDLSNVMNSTPNIKAVNGKAESSDSGAESEEEGLHEEEEKELQINGKDYKNVKPESAAAKDLESIVSNGCYKDSFIPDMQNGIQTKSALNGLNPEEEANKMEPSLEIAHNAAHQGASEENTEEISAAQHLTSDSDSEVYCDSMEQLGLEEPLEIITSAKGSLKHSSHFLDVDHSLLLENTDFPRHTCMTYGNLQPGNTGEGVAEEQGEVKCGGEDGKASNGCPHKEKKGGEKSDFYNVRRGRGHRLQPLGHGSQGGQMGSGGDGERWGSDRGPQGSLNEQIAVVLMRLQEDMQNVLQRLHMLEAVAASQAKPATLQSNYQPASSVKKPSWWPFEISPGILAFAIVWPFIAQWLVHVYLQRKRRKLN is encoded by the exons ATGGCCGAGACCGGCTCTGTGCACGCCACCAGGTTCGAGGCGGCCGTGAAGGTGATCCAGAGCCTGCCCAAAAATG GTTCATTCCAGCCAACGAATGAAATGATGCTCAAGTTCTATAGCTTTTATAAGCAAGCAACCCAAGGACCCTGTAACATTCCTCGgcctggattttgggatccaaTTGGTAGATACAAATG GGATGCTTGGAGTGCCTTGGGAAACATGTCCAAAGAAGAAGCCATGATAGCCTATGTTGATGAAATGAAAAAG ATTCTTGAGAGTATGCCAATGACGGACAAAGTTGAAGAGTTACTACAAGTAATAGGCCCATTCTATGAAATAGTAGAAGATAAAAAGAACAGAGGATCTGACCTAACATCAG aCCTTAGTAATGTTATGAATTCCACTCCAAATATAAAGGCTGtaaatggaaaagctgaaagcagTGATAGCGGAGCAGAATCGGAAGAAGAAGGGCTtcatgaagaggaagaaaaagaactgCAGATAAATGGAAAGG attaTAAGAATGTGAAACCTGAATCAGCAGCTGCTAAGGATTTGGAAAGTATTGTTAGTAATGGCTGTTATAAGGACAGCTTTATCCCAGATATGCAAAATGGCATCCAGACCAAATCTGCCTTGAATGGCTTGAACCCAGAGgaagaagcaaataaaatggAGCCAAGCCTAGAAATAGCTCATAATGCTGCTCACCAAG GTGCAAGTGAAGAGAATACTGAAGAGATCTCAGCAGCTCAGCATTTAACCAGTGATTCAGACAGTGAAGTTTATTGTGACTCTATGGAGCAGCTTGGACTAGAAGAG CCCTTGGAGATCATCACATCAGCTAAAGGATCTTTAAAGCATTCATCCCATTTCTTGGATGTAGATCACAGTCTTCTGTTAGAAAATACGGATTTTCCAAGGCACACTTGCATGACTTATGGGAATCTCCAACCTGGAAATACTGGAGAGGGAGTAGCTGAAGAACAAGGTGAAGTCAAATGTGGAGGAGAAGATGGCAAAGCCAGTAATGGGTGTCCtcacaaggagaaaaaaggtggagaaaaatcagatttctaCAATGTCAGAAGAGGGAGAG GACATAGACTTCAGCCTTTAGGACATGGTTCCCAGGGTGGCCAGATGGGCAGTGGAGGGGATGGTGAGCGCTGGGGCTCCGACAGAGGTCCCCAGGGAAGCCTCAATGAGCAGATTGCAGTAGTGCTGATGCGGCTGCAGGAGGACATGCAGAATGTCCTGCAGAGGCTGCATATGCTGGAGGCTGTTGCAGCATCACAG GCAAAACCTGCAACACTACAGTCAAACTACCAGCCCGCCTCCTCTGTCAAg AAACCATCATGGTGGCCCTTTGAAATTTCTCCTGGTATTTTAGCTTTTGCTATTGTATGGCCATTTATTGCCCAGTGGTTGGTACATGTGTATCTCCAAAGAAAGCGAAG AAAACTGAACTGA
- the ACBD5 gene encoding acyl-CoA-binding domain-containing protein 5 isoform X1 — translation MAETGSVHATRFEAAVKVIQSLPKNGSFQPTNEMMLKFYSFYKQATQGPCNIPRPGFWDPIGRYKWDAWSALGNMSKEEAMIAYVDEMKKILESMPMTDKVEELLQVIGPFYEIVEDKKNRGSDLTSVRMEKVSKYLEDLSNVMNSTPNIKAVNGKAESSDSGAESEEEGLHEEEEKELQINGKDYKNVKPESAAAKDLESIVSNGCYKDSFIPDMQNGIQTKSALNGLNPEEEANKMEPSLEIAHNAAHQGASEENTEEISAAQHLTSDSDSEVYCDSMEQLGLEEPLEIITSAKGSLKHSSHFLDVDHSLLLENTDFPRHTCMTYGNLQPGNTGEGVAEEQGEVKCGGEDGKASNGCPHKEKKGGEKSDFYNVRRGRGHRLQPLGHGSQGGQMGSGGDGERWGSDRGPQGSLNEQIAVVLMRLQEDMQNVLQRLHMLEAVAASQAKPATLQSNYQPASSVKKPSWWPFEISPGILAFAIVWPFIAQWLVHVYLQRKRRKLN, via the exons ATGGCCGAGACCGGCTCTGTGCACGCCACCAGGTTCGAGGCGGCCGTGAAGGTGATCCAGAGCCTGCCCAAAAATG GTTCATTCCAGCCAACGAATGAAATGATGCTCAAGTTCTATAGCTTTTATAAGCAAGCAACCCAAGGACCCTGTAACATTCCTCGgcctggattttgggatccaaTTGGTAGATACAAATG GGATGCTTGGAGTGCCTTGGGAAACATGTCCAAAGAAGAAGCCATGATAGCCTATGTTGATGAAATGAAAAAG ATTCTTGAGAGTATGCCAATGACGGACAAAGTTGAAGAGTTACTACAAGTAATAGGCCCATTCTATGAAATAGTAGAAGATAAAAAGAACAGAGGATCTGACCTAACATCAG TTCGAATGGAGAAAGTCTCTAAGTATTTGGAAG aCCTTAGTAATGTTATGAATTCCACTCCAAATATAAAGGCTGtaaatggaaaagctgaaagcagTGATAGCGGAGCAGAATCGGAAGAAGAAGGGCTtcatgaagaggaagaaaaagaactgCAGATAAATGGAAAGG attaTAAGAATGTGAAACCTGAATCAGCAGCTGCTAAGGATTTGGAAAGTATTGTTAGTAATGGCTGTTATAAGGACAGCTTTATCCCAGATATGCAAAATGGCATCCAGACCAAATCTGCCTTGAATGGCTTGAACCCAGAGgaagaagcaaataaaatggAGCCAAGCCTAGAAATAGCTCATAATGCTGCTCACCAAG GTGCAAGTGAAGAGAATACTGAAGAGATCTCAGCAGCTCAGCATTTAACCAGTGATTCAGACAGTGAAGTTTATTGTGACTCTATGGAGCAGCTTGGACTAGAAGAG CCCTTGGAGATCATCACATCAGCTAAAGGATCTTTAAAGCATTCATCCCATTTCTTGGATGTAGATCACAGTCTTCTGTTAGAAAATACGGATTTTCCAAGGCACACTTGCATGACTTATGGGAATCTCCAACCTGGAAATACTGGAGAGGGAGTAGCTGAAGAACAAGGTGAAGTCAAATGTGGAGGAGAAGATGGCAAAGCCAGTAATGGGTGTCCtcacaaggagaaaaaaggtggagaaaaatcagatttctaCAATGTCAGAAGAGGGAGAG GACATAGACTTCAGCCTTTAGGACATGGTTCCCAGGGTGGCCAGATGGGCAGTGGAGGGGATGGTGAGCGCTGGGGCTCCGACAGAGGTCCCCAGGGAAGCCTCAATGAGCAGATTGCAGTAGTGCTGATGCGGCTGCAGGAGGACATGCAGAATGTCCTGCAGAGGCTGCATATGCTGGAGGCTGTTGCAGCATCACAG GCAAAACCTGCAACACTACAGTCAAACTACCAGCCCGCCTCCTCTGTCAAg AAACCATCATGGTGGCCCTTTGAAATTTCTCCTGGTATTTTAGCTTTTGCTATTGTATGGCCATTTATTGCCCAGTGGTTGGTACATGTGTATCTCCAAAGAAAGCGAAG AAAACTGAACTGA